The DNA window GCTCATGGGATGCTTTCTCTCAGCTCCTTTCGGATTCACTTCTGGGGATTTTGATGTGGCCACAAATACCTGATCTGGAAGCCTCAAAGGCGATCACTGGAACTTGGAATTCAACCCCCTCTGGGCACTGACCGACTCCGATCAGAAGTATGACTTCGTCCCTGTCCTACCTCACTTCTAGACTATTGTTTAttcaataaagcaaaacaaaagccttTCCCTTGCCCCCAGTTCATCTATTGAATACAGGATGGCACAGAAGTACTTTTTATTAAGGACTGCTCATTCCAGGTTTAAGTTTGCCGGTGACACGGCAAGGTGTCATCCAAGCTAGCTAGGATGACCAGCCTTTTTGAGGACAGTTCAAATCCCAACCCCCGTCACAGCAGGGACCAGACCAAATGGGATGACGTTTATGCAGAAAACCCACAtaattcccttccttccctggagctACTTCCCAGCATCTCCCGCTGCTGACTATACAGAGACGTGTGTACAGTGGTCATTCCAGTTGCTTCCTGGCGTCCCAGTCCTTGTCAAGGGAGGAGACATCTAGGACCCACTTGGCACCCAGGCACCAGGATGCAACAGTATGGACCAGCAGTTGGGGTTTATTTGCTTTGGTATTCAGCCAAATCCTGGAATGAATTTGGCCACCACTGGGACCCTTTGGGACCTAGGTGGTCAAGGAGTCTGGGTCACAGGGAAGCCCCTTACAGGGTCTCTGAGAGCTGACAGGTGCCTCTCTGATGGGCACACAGTTTTTCTGGTTTACATCGTCCTCCGGGGAGGTGTCTAAACACTggctcccgggggggggggactgtCACATGGACTTGAACCTGTAGTGGTCTATGCCTCTAGGTCCTGACTCACCCATTCAAGAGGTAATAAATTTCCCATTGATGGATGGAGTCCCTTGATCAAATCTAAGAGACACTGGAATGTTGGAGAAAACCTGTCATGTGGATACACAACTGGCCTGAGGTCCCCATCCCAGATCCTGTCTATTGAGGGGCTGTCCCCCACAtcctgtcccctgccccagcaTACAGGAGGCCTCCCAGGACTTGGAAAACAGCAGCCTGGTGAAAGCAGACACTCCAGACTCCCAACCTCAGGCATGTGACCTGGGAACCCATTCCCCCCATTTCCTTGAAGAGTGGCTTCGTTCTGGGTCACTCGCTCCTGTCCTATTCTAGAAACAGTCCCCGGGGGAAATACCAGTCAGCTTGTGCCTGCCAGTCTGGGAAGAATGCAGAGACTGGCTGCTTGACACACAGCTTTTTCTCTTGGGCACCACGGGGGCTTTGGGGCTGGGTCGTCGCTGCCTCCCAGTCTCCACATGGACCACAAGCAGCTTATGTAGTGGGAAAACGAGAGCTTGGGTCAAAATACTGGGTCACTTCTAGGCTGTGGGTGCTTGTGCAATGTTCTTAACCTCTGAGGCTCCATGTCTTCATCCATAAAGTGGGGATAACACCACCCCCCTCACAAGTTAGTGTGCGGACTAAATGATGCCCAGTCAGGGCTCAAAATGGAGTCAGAGCTCAATTCCTGTGCAGTTGTTCCATGGTCACATCACCTTCGTTCTCAGACATGCGATAATGCGGCTTCCTTGATTACACTAGTGGAAGTAGATGGGAGGTATCTCTTACCTGAGTGACCCGCCACCAAGGCTCAGGAGCCCTATAGTCCTTGGTTCTACCTGCTTCCACCTCAGGGGAGGGATAGGTGGGCCCAGTAGGTCACTGGACACTGCTTCCTACTGGCTTGAACCCCTGAGCTGAGCTTACCACAGCCCTTAAGACTCAGTGCTGTGTGACCCTCAGGCGTGTCCATGCTGTGGCAAAATGTtcctggagctcagaggagaagACCATGGTTTGGTCATGGCTAAAGATTTTATTCCAAAAAGCCAACCTGCTCAGAACCAGGCTCTCAGGCATCACGCTCTGAACTCAAAGTAGCGATCTCTCTTCTGCCGCTCATGTGGGGAGACCCTCTTCCCCGAGGGGAACGTCTGGTAGGTCTTCAGGTTCTCAGGGGAGACTCTTAAAAGGTGCCACTTCTTCTCTGGAGTCAGAGGAGGACTGGGGGCAAGGATGGAGCCAGCGTTACGCAGTGTgccggggaggtgggggaggggggaaacgCCCAACCACAGCCCTGTGTGCCCCATGTTCTAGACCATCCTGACCTTGCTGGCTGCTCACCAGCTCAGCATCTGATCAGTCACCCTGCAGCTGAGATCAGAATAATGTGTATTTGCACAACGATACAGTGGTGAAGAGGGAGAACATGGGTGTCAGACAGAACATGGGTGTCAGATTCTGGCTCAACTCCTGCTGGAAGTGGACACGTATAAAGTGGACTAATATTAGTACATCTGTCTCAGCTTTGTTTTGAGGAGTAAATGAGGTAATGCTTATAAAGCACTTCAATAATGCCAGACAaggaggaaacagtcaacaaatattataagaaatggtggtgatggtgatggcggcgatggtagtgatggtgatgatggtggtggtgatggtggtgatgttggtgatggtgatgatggtggtggtgatggtggtgatggtgatgatggtggtgatggtgatgatggtgacggtggtgatggaggtgatggtggtggtgatggtgatgacggcGATGGTGACAGTGATGTAATGGTGAtagtagtgatggtgatgatggtgatgaaacTCAGGAAAGGGCAGGGATTTGCCCCAGGCCACAGAGGTGATCAGGGAAAGGGCACTGACCCTCCTACTCCCAATGATCTGGTTGGCCCTGTGTGGTGTATGAAGCCACCGGCTATACAGACTGCCAGAAAATTTGGAGAAGAAATGGACCTGGGGCATCCCAGGCTCCCCACAGCTGTGGGAGGTGCAGATCCTGCCCAGAGTGTTCTCAAGAGGAAATATGTCCCCAGGAGAGGCCCCACACTGCCTCCAGGTTTGGTCTGACTCAGAGCCACCCAAGGGGTGGAGACGGCCAGCTCAGAGTCCTAGAGTTGGTGTCAGGAGATCTCGGTTTCTCCAGGTTCTACCTCCAACCAGACTTTCTACCCAGCACAAGTTTCTGAAGCcatccctaagcctcagtttccctatctataaaatgggtccCTCTATCTTACAGAGAGAAAGCTGCAGAGGCAGTTCAATCTGTGTCTTTAAAAACCATTAAACTCAATGGAAAGGTTTGCCGCCTTATCAGTCATGATGATGGCGAGGCTTGTGGCTCTTGAGGCAAGCAAAGGGTTAGCATGTAGTCAGAAACCCAAGATCTTTCCACTGACCTCCTTATGCCTCCCTCCCCACAAGATGCCTTGGCAGCACAGACTTGATTTCCATGCATTGGTGTCAGGAGGGAAAGCAAGGCAAACATGTACCTGGATTATCTCACAGGGTGGCGTTGACCTTCCCTGGGAAAAGCAGCTCTCCCAAATAAAAGCAGTGAGATTCAGGCAGTGGGGAACTTTCACATATTGCTAGACGGACAGTTggactttgaaagctattttgTAGTCCTGAGGAGAATATTATTCTGAGTCTGGTCGGTGTTGGGGGGACCGATTCCCTGCTCTGTGTAGTGCCCTCTGTGTCCGCCAGAGGGCAGCAGTTCCTCGCTGCTCAGAGCAGCTGTGCCCACGTTTGGACGTGTGTAGCTGCAAGGCTGCCATTGCAGGGGAGAAGCCTGCAGATTTGGGCCAGCAAAGATGGTGGGGTTTGCTCCTAAACTCCCCGTGCATCTGGCCAGGAAAACACTCTGATTCCGCTCATTCAGGCTCCTGGCTTCGCTGTGAGGCTGCCCAGACCCCAACCCGCTGTGTaactgtcaccccctgcactgtAGGCCCCTTAGGGCCAGATCTTAACTCCTGTCTCAGTCTGCGTGGCTGTATGCCTGGCTGAAAGCAGGTACCCATGGACATGTGCTTGTAGAGTGCATGAATGAAGGGAGGGCAGGCACTCACAAGTCGGTGGGGAGTGGGTACCGTTCCCACTCCTTCACAGGCAGCACGAAGTAGGGCACCTGGGGCACCATGCCTGTCTTGTCTAGGTAGTATTTCCGATGCTGCTGCGCCGTCTACAGCTCGACCCCAGGAAGAGATAATAGGCTGTTAGGGCGCAGGAGTGACCCGGGAGCCTGCAGCTCCTGCCTGCTATccctgggcagggggtggggctgccTCCCCTAATGCCCCCGTTGGAGTCCCCAACTGGGTGTCCTCTCCGAGACCAGCTCCCCACCTGTCTGATGGGGGTACTGGCCCCCACCACACCGGCTTTGCTAGGGAGAGTAAGTGACACAGGGGACCAGCAGAGGTGAGGTATGGGACTCGTGGCTCAGCAGGTGGTACGGTgcgtttctccctccctccccctcccggaCTGGGGGTGCTCTGTGCGAGAGCCACGATGGAGAGCAAAGGCCTTTCCGTGCCCACTGACACGGTCCCACAGCCCCTGGACGTCTGACAGCACTGACCCGGTCCTCTCCCTGGGGAGGCTGCCTTCTCATGCAGTTCTCTGCCCTGAGGACCAGGAGGTACCCACGTCCTTGAACTCAGGCTGGAGGGATGTTTGCAAgagaagtgagggagagagcgGGTTTCTAGGAACATAGCAGGGAACGAGCACTGGCCCCCTGAGGTGGGCGAGCGCCTCCAAGCCTGTGGCGTGCGAGGATGGGTCTGAGGcagatgcggggggggggggggggcgggggggggctttAAGAGCCAGAGCAGCAGGACCAGAGCGTCAGGGTGTGGACAGTGAAGTCCCAGTCGGGGGCTGAGGTTGCCTCGGGGCACAGCCTCAGAGGGCCTGTGAAGCAGAAAGGTGTCAGGTGGGCCCTGGGACCCAGGGGGGCAAGGACAATTGAGAGTAGACTGAAGGCTGGAGCCAgggccggtgggggggggggttcaccCTCTAGGTGAATCTTCAGCCTTTTACTCTAGTAGGAAGTAAGCAAGGGTCCGCAGGGCCatggggcagaggtgagggtgggTGCATTCCCAAAGACCCCAGCTCTACTGGCAGTGGGGGTGAGAGGGGACAAGGGCCCTCGGAGTCCCTGGGGTAGGGGTGGGTGCATCTAGGAAACCGAGTCCCGAGCCCCGTCCCCAGGGCCCCTAGCCAAACACATAGGTTCCCTGCTAGCTCAGGGGCtcagaacaagcaaacaaactcaCCCTTTGAGGGTGAGAGGTCTCCtctgggcccccccccccccgcattagTCCCGCCCCTTCCCCCACCGCTGCGGGGAGCAagctgcagcccagcccagcgCAGCCCACCTGGTAGAACCCCATGAGCTGGGCGGAGCGGTCACTATCCAGGTTGAAGCGGGTGTAGACGGGGGTGTGCAGCCAGCGGTCCCGGATGTGGGCGCGCTTGCTCAGCACCAGGTCAGGGTTGGAGGAGAAGAGGGTCGGGAAGTGGCCGCCTCTGCTGAACGGAGTGTGGCTCTTCTCCAGGGCCGCATTGCGTTGGTCCTGGAAGTACTTGAGGGTGGCGGTGCCGTAGGGGGAGCCGAAGGAGAAGGCCACACTGGGGACATGGCCTTGGTACCTGCCACCgtaatggggtggggggaatgggagggGAGATCAGTGCAACGTTCCAGGGCCAGTTCCAAGAGAGGCCCTTAAAACCCAGAGATGGGGTCAGTGGGCCCTGCGGGTCACCTCTGGGCCTTGAGAAGCTTCCCTAAGGGGCACTGCCCGTTCAGGGCTCCGGGTAAGGATGAGGGAAAAAGACAGACTCTGGGCCTCTACCTCCCCGTAGAAGATGGTCATCCCTCCAGACTAGAGGCTGAGGCCGGAACCAGAGCACCAAGGCCCCCTCCTGAGCCCCTGAGCAAGCCTGCAGGCAAGTCACTCTCCATTCAGAAGATGGGGAGGCCTCCTGCTGCTATCTCATTAAGAGTAGAGAATATCAGAAGTTGGTAGGGACACAGCTGTGTGACACTGCTGTCAGACTGGAGGCAGCCAAGGCCTGGGTTCATGTGCTGCAGCCTGGCTTGAGCTCAACGACCTCACGGGCGCCACTCACGCGGCCTGCCAGGGGCTCCATCGCCCTCTGCGACCACGGAGGCCAGAAAGACGGACAGGGGGCTGGCGAGCGGGGCCCCTCGGAGACCCCGGGGAACACAGGACGCTAAGGAGCCCTGGTCGGTGAGATTTGCACAGACAGCCAGACTTGCTGAGGCCaagtgaggggagagagggaggcccCCAAAGAGCAGGAGCGTCTGACTTTGTGCAAGTGCGGAGATCAATGCTTTCCCCGGTCAGTGCTGCTCACCCCCTAAAACCCGGCCCGGACCCCATGGTGCCATTGAAATGGCCCTTGACAGGCCATCACGGGTCTCCTGCAGCACGGGACGTTGGTGACCTCTGCCTTCTCGTAACACTGCTCCTGGATTTTAGGACACTGTTCTGCTCCTTGTCCGCTGGTCTTCACCTGCCTCTCTGACCATTCCTTCtcggtcccccccccccccccatggcggGCCTCCTCTGCTCCATCCTGAGCCCTCACAGGCTCCTGGGTGATGGTATCCATGCTGAAGCCTTCACCCAGCCCAGAAGTTCCCTCAGACTCCCGCACACATGGCACACTAGACCTTCCCTTGGGGGTCCCAGGCACCatctctcccaccacccccccacagcTAGTCCTGTCTCAGGGAAAAGCACTCGCCAGATggccaagccagaaacctggcgTCCACCTCCCTCCGTGTCAGCCCCCGCACGCAATCAGTCCCCGGGCCCCAGGGCTCTGTCTACACCCCTAGCTTGGGCCATGCCACCCCTTACACCTGGACCGTGGCCGCAGCAGCCCCCCCATCCTCCTAAGCACGCTCTTACCTCCCACCCCGCTCCCATACTTCAGCCCAAATGACTTTTCTAAAGTCAAGCCCTTAGCGTGGCGTTCAAGGCCATTGATGAGCTGACCtcgcctccctccccagcctca is part of the Ursus arctos isolate Adak ecotype North America unplaced genomic scaffold, UrsArc2.0 scaffold_8, whole genome shotgun sequence genome and encodes:
- the CIMIP2C gene encoding protein FAM166C, coding for MASRGAGTLLTEFNAAYVHPGLMPGYQGHVPSVAFSFGSPYGTATLKYFQDQRNAALEKSHTPFSRGGHFPTLFSSNPDLVLSKRAHIRDRWLHTPVYTRFNLDSDRSAQLMGFYQTAQQHRKYYLDKTGMVPQVPYFVLPVKEWERYPLPTDFPPLTPEKKWHLLRVSPENLKTYQTFPSGKRVSPHERQKRDRYFEFRA